A part of Variovorax sp. HW608 genomic DNA contains:
- the mfd gene encoding transcription-repair coupling factor — translation MDLPQLTAGKRFTLPRPPLSADALMLAQLAGREKAAGRATAVFTADANDAQRLIDEIIFFAPELRCALFPDWETLPYDNFSPHQDLISERLATLWRISQKEADVVLIPATTALYRLAPPAFLAGYTFHFKSGQKLEEAKLKAQLTLAGYSHVTQVVSPGEYAVRGGLIDLYPMGSQMPLRVDLFDDEIDSIRTFDPDTQRSLYPVPEVRLLPGREFPMDDDARARFRSRWRELLEGDPTRSRIYKDMGNGVATAGIEYYLPLFFEETASVFDYLGPEATVVLHGDLEPAFQNFWQDTSERFRLVRGDPERPALPPEALFLNAEQFYQRAKPHAQLAIRGNAGGDVPADAPYTEFDVLPPFAVVRGADDPLIKLKDHIKATPHRVLFIAESDGRRESLLDFLRASGVGPPAFDSLAEFEASEGEKIGIATAALVAGFAWREQAIDFVTETELFAAAPSARRRNRKQEQVSDVEALIKDLSELAVGDPIVHSAHGIGRYRGLINMDLGQGTGPDGKPLLQEMLHLEYADKATLYVPVSQLHLISRYTGVSADEAPLHKLGSGQWEKAKRKAAEQVRDSAAELLNIYARRAAREGHAFRFSGADYEVFANDFGFDETADQKGAIHAVIQDMISPRPMDRLVCGDVGFGKTEVALRAAFVAVTGGKQVAFLAPTTLLAEQHYQTLVDRFAKWPVKVAEMSRFRSAKEISGAAKGIADGSVDIVVGTHKLLSQSVQFKNLGLLIIDEEHRFGVRHKEAMKALRAEVDVLTLTATPIPRTLGMALEGLRDLSVIATAPQRRLAIKTFVRNEGTGVIREAVLRELKRGGQVYFLHNEVETIENRRQKLEQILPEARIAVAHGQMPERELERVMRDFVAQRYNMLLCSTIIETGIDVPSANTIVMSRADKFGLAQLHQLRGRVGRSHHQAYAYLMVPDIDGLTKQAAQRLDAIQQMEELGSGFYLAMHDLEIRGAGEVLGENQCGNMMEIGFQLYNEMLAEAVRSLKAGKEPDLLSPLSVTTEINLHAPALLPDDYCGDVHLRLSFYKKLATAKTSDQIDTLLEEIVDRFGKLPPQAQTLIDMHRLRVLALPYGVTKVDAAPGVINITFKKDPPVDSMNIINLIQKNRHIKLAGNEKLRIERELKEPKDRAQMVRDVLRSLGQPKVQEPASV, via the coding sequence ATGGACCTCCCCCAACTCACGGCCGGCAAGCGCTTCACGCTGCCACGCCCGCCCCTGTCGGCCGACGCTCTCATGCTGGCGCAGCTGGCCGGACGCGAGAAAGCAGCGGGCCGCGCGACCGCCGTCTTCACCGCCGATGCGAACGACGCCCAGCGGCTCATCGACGAGATCATCTTCTTCGCACCCGAGCTGCGCTGCGCACTCTTCCCCGACTGGGAGACGCTGCCCTATGACAACTTCTCGCCGCACCAGGACCTGATCAGCGAACGGCTCGCGACGCTCTGGCGCATCAGCCAGAAGGAAGCCGACGTGGTGCTGATCCCGGCGACCACGGCGCTCTACCGGCTCGCGCCGCCGGCCTTCCTCGCCGGCTACACCTTCCATTTCAAGAGCGGCCAGAAGCTGGAGGAAGCCAAGCTCAAGGCCCAGCTCACGCTCGCCGGCTACAGCCATGTGACGCAGGTGGTGAGTCCTGGTGAATACGCGGTGCGCGGCGGGCTGATCGACCTCTATCCGATGGGCTCGCAGATGCCGCTGCGGGTCGACCTGTTCGACGACGAGATCGACTCGATCCGCACCTTCGACCCCGACACGCAGCGCAGCCTCTACCCGGTGCCCGAAGTGCGGCTGCTGCCCGGCCGCGAGTTCCCGATGGACGACGACGCCCGCGCGCGCTTTCGCAGCCGCTGGCGCGAGCTGCTCGAGGGCGACCCCACGCGCAGCCGCATCTACAAGGACATGGGCAACGGCGTCGCCACGGCCGGCATCGAGTACTACCTGCCGCTGTTCTTCGAAGAGACGGCCTCGGTCTTCGACTACCTTGGGCCGGAAGCCACCGTGGTGCTGCACGGTGACCTCGAACCCGCGTTCCAGAACTTCTGGCAGGACACCAGCGAACGCTTTCGCCTCGTGCGCGGCGATCCGGAGCGGCCCGCGCTGCCGCCCGAGGCGCTGTTCCTGAATGCCGAGCAGTTCTACCAGCGCGCCAAGCCGCATGCCCAGCTCGCAATACGTGGCAATGCCGGCGGCGACGTTCCCGCCGATGCGCCCTACACCGAGTTCGACGTCCTGCCGCCTTTCGCCGTGGTGCGCGGCGCGGACGATCCGCTGATCAAGCTCAAGGACCACATCAAGGCGACGCCCCACCGCGTGCTCTTCATCGCCGAAAGCGACGGCCGGCGCGAAAGCCTGCTCGATTTCCTGCGCGCGAGCGGCGTCGGCCCGCCGGCCTTCGATTCGCTGGCCGAGTTCGAGGCCTCGGAGGGCGAGAAGATCGGCATCGCGACCGCTGCGCTGGTCGCCGGCTTCGCCTGGCGCGAACAGGCGATCGACTTCGTCACCGAAACCGAGCTCTTCGCCGCCGCACCGTCGGCGCGCCGGCGCAACCGCAAGCAGGAACAGGTCAGCGATGTCGAAGCGCTGATCAAGGACCTGAGCGAACTCGCGGTCGGCGACCCGATCGTGCACTCCGCCCACGGCATCGGCCGCTACCGGGGGCTCATCAACATGGACCTCGGCCAGGGCACGGGCCCCGACGGCAAGCCGCTGCTGCAGGAGATGCTGCACCTGGAATACGCCGACAAGGCCACGCTCTACGTGCCGGTCTCGCAGCTGCACCTGATCAGCCGCTACACCGGCGTGAGCGCCGATGAGGCGCCGCTGCACAAGCTCGGTTCCGGCCAGTGGGAAAAGGCCAAGCGCAAGGCCGCCGAGCAGGTGCGCGATTCGGCCGCGGAGCTGCTCAACATCTACGCCCGGCGCGCGGCGCGCGAAGGCCATGCCTTCCGCTTCTCGGGCGCCGACTACGAGGTCTTCGCCAACGATTTCGGCTTCGACGAGACGGCCGACCAGAAGGGCGCGATCCACGCGGTCATCCAGGACATGATCTCGCCGCGCCCGATGGATCGCCTGGTCTGCGGCGACGTCGGTTTCGGCAAGACCGAAGTCGCGCTGCGCGCGGCCTTCGTCGCGGTGACGGGCGGCAAGCAGGTCGCCTTTCTCGCGCCGACCACGCTGCTCGCGGAACAGCACTACCAGACGCTGGTCGACCGTTTCGCGAAATGGCCGGTCAAGGTGGCGGAGATGAGCCGCTTCCGTTCCGCCAAGGAAATCAGCGGCGCCGCGAAGGGCATCGCCGACGGCAGCGTGGACATCGTGGTCGGCACGCACAAGCTGCTTTCGCAGTCGGTGCAGTTCAAGAACCTCGGCCTTTTGATCATCGACGAGGAACACCGCTTCGGCGTGCGCCACAAGGAAGCGATGAAGGCGCTGCGCGCCGAGGTCGATGTGCTCACGCTGACCGCGACGCCGATCCCGCGCACGCTGGGCATGGCGCTCGAAGGGCTGCGCGACTTGAGCGTGATCGCCACCGCGCCGCAGCGGCGGCTGGCGATCAAGACCTTCGTTCGCAACGAGGGCACCGGCGTGATCCGCGAAGCAGTGCTGCGCGAGCTCAAGCGCGGCGGGCAGGTCTACTTCCTGCACAACGAGGTCGAGACCATCGAGAACCGCCGACAGAAGCTGGAGCAGATCCTGCCGGAGGCCCGCATCGCGGTCGCCCACGGCCAGATGCCCGAGCGCGAGCTGGAGCGCGTGATGCGCGACTTCGTCGCCCAGCGCTACAACATGCTCTTGTGCTCGACCATCATCGAGACCGGCATCGACGTGCCGAGCGCCAACACCATCGTGATGAGCCGCGCCGACAAGTTCGGCCTCGCGCAGCTGCACCAGCTGCGCGGCCGCGTCGGGCGCAGCCACCACCAGGCCTATGCCTACCTGATGGTGCCGGACATCGACGGCCTCACCAAGCAGGCCGCGCAGCGGCTGGATGCGATCCAGCAGATGGAAGAACTCGGCTCGGGCTTCTACCTCGCGATGCACGACCTCGAGATCCGCGGCGCGGGCGAGGTGCTCGGCGAGAACCAGTGCGGCAACATGATGGAGATCGGCTTCCAGCTCTACAACGAGATGCTGGCCGAGGCGGTGCGCTCGCTCAAGGCGGGCAAGGAGCCCGACCTGCTGTCGCCGCTGTCGGTGACGACCGAGATCAACCTGCACGCGCCCGCCCTGCTGCCCGACGACTACTGCGGCGACGTGCACCTGCGCCTGTCGTTCTACAAGAAGCTCGCGACCGCGAAGACCTCCGACCAGATCGACACGCTGCTCGAAGAGATCGTCGACCGCTTCGGCAAGCTGCCGCCGCAGGCGCAGACGCTGATCGACATGCACCGCCTGCGCGTGCTTGCGCTGCCCTACGGCGTGACCAAGGTCGATGCGGCGCCGGGCGTCATCAACATCACGTTCAAGAAGGACCCGCCGGTCGATTCGATGAACATCATCAACCTCATCCAGAAGAACAGGCACATCAAGCTCGCCGGCAACGAGAAGCTGCGCATCGAGCGCGAGCTCAAGGAGCCCAAGGACCGCGCGCAGATGGTGCGCGACGTGCTGCGCAGCCTGGGCCAGCCCAAAGTACAGGAACCCGCATCGGTATGA
- the ispD gene encoding 2-C-methyl-D-erythritol 4-phosphate cytidylyltransferase produces the protein MSASRLYVLIPCAGTGSRAGGQGPKQYQRIAGRPMVEHTLEAFRSLKGVFAGVALVVSPDDADVGILLQRFPADGEHLFRVGGATRAATVRNGLRSLRQAGAGAHDWVLVHDAARCLVTPTQIEALIAACEHDAVGGLLAHRLADTLKVASPDGRVASTATRADKWLAQTPQMFRIGMLLDALERAGDAVTDEASAIEAVGLAPLLVPGSAQNFKLTYPEDFALANAILRSRKAQP, from the coding sequence ATGTCCGCTTCCCGACTCTACGTGTTGATTCCCTGCGCCGGCACCGGCAGCCGCGCGGGCGGGCAGGGGCCCAAGCAGTACCAGCGCATCGCGGGCCGGCCGATGGTCGAGCACACGCTGGAGGCCTTCCGCTCGCTCAAGGGCGTTTTCGCCGGCGTGGCGCTGGTGGTTTCGCCGGACGATGCCGATGTCGGCATCCTGCTGCAGCGCTTTCCGGCCGACGGCGAACACCTGTTCCGTGTCGGCGGCGCCACGCGCGCCGCCACGGTGCGCAACGGCTTGCGCTCGCTGCGGCAGGCCGGCGCCGGCGCGCATGACTGGGTGCTGGTGCACGACGCGGCGCGCTGCCTCGTCACGCCGACGCAGATCGAGGCGCTGATCGCCGCCTGCGAGCACGATGCGGTCGGCGGACTGCTGGCGCATCGGCTGGCGGACACGCTCAAGGTCGCTTCGCCCGACGGCCGGGTGGCGAGCACTGCGACGCGGGCCGACAAATGGCTCGCCCAGACGCCGCAGATGTTCCGCATCGGCATGCTGCTCGACGCGCTCGAGCGTGCCGGCGACGCCGTGACCGACGAAGCGAGCGCGATCGAAGCCGTCGGCCTCGCGCCGCTCCTGGTGCCGGGCAGCGCGCAGAATTTCAAACTCACCTATCCGGAAGATTTCGCGCTCGCGAATGCGATCCTGCGCAGCCGGAAAGCCCAGCCATGA
- the ispF gene encoding 2-C-methyl-D-erythritol 2,4-cyclodiphosphate synthase, producing the protein MTPFNLRVGEGWDVHQLVAGRKLMLGGVEVPHTMGLLGHSDADVLLHAITDALFGAAGLGDIGRHFPDTDAQFRGADSTVLLAEAARRVRAAGWEIGNVDCTVIAQAPKLAPHIPAMCERIAAVLGVDVGQVNVKAKTAEKLGPVGEGRAMESRAVALIYR; encoded by the coding sequence ATGACCCCATTCAATCTGCGTGTCGGCGAAGGCTGGGACGTCCACCAGCTCGTCGCCGGCCGCAAGCTCATGCTCGGCGGCGTCGAAGTACCGCACACCATGGGCCTGCTCGGCCATTCGGATGCCGACGTGCTGCTGCACGCGATCACCGACGCGCTGTTCGGCGCCGCCGGGCTCGGCGACATCGGGCGTCATTTTCCTGACACGGACGCGCAGTTCCGCGGCGCCGATTCGACTGTGCTGCTGGCCGAGGCGGCACGGCGCGTGCGCGCGGCCGGCTGGGAAATCGGCAATGTCGACTGCACCGTGATCGCACAGGCACCGAAGCTGGCACCGCACATTCCGGCGATGTGCGAGCGCATCGCTGCGGTGCTCGGCGTCGACGTCGGGCAGGTGAATGTCAAGGCCAAGACGGCCGAGAAGCTCGGCCCGGTCGGCGAAGGCCGCGCGATGGAATCGCGCGCCGTCGCGTTGATCTATCGCTGA
- a CDS encoding sensor histidine kinase, whose protein sequence is MAVTLGPQTTQPSPLDDSTQGTLPSPLDGIGSRKRRTRLQLGLSLFWRTFFLLVLLLVGCTVAWLQTFRALEYEPRAIQTAHQIASLVNLTRAALVYSDAITRVSLIKTLADQEGVRILPREPGDRFLPYTSGALDQRVTEELIARLGEGTTVASRVNDEPGLWIGFTIESDTYWLLVDPTRFSRLDRRTWLIWLATTMALSLAGAALITRLINRPLKQLSQATMQVREGEYEAHRLDERARTNEIRAVNVGFNRMADQLAKIEQDRAVMLAGISHDLRTPLARLRLETEMSVSDPDARDHMAADIAQLDAIIDKFLDYARPDHVEFKPVLLRDVVDACAYAVQDHEDIKITVDVPSDLRVMADEVELQRVISNLVENARRYGKTPSTGVADVAIQAQAHNDAVLIKVRDHGPGVAPALLSQLSKPFFRGDVARTSAAGAGLGLSIVTKNIERMGGTFALTSTPGRGLAAHIRMPRAASAKGDPSQAKDRDRHPQPRPDASRPGGQR, encoded by the coding sequence ATGGCCGTCACGCTCGGCCCCCAGACCACCCAGCCGAGCCCGCTCGACGACAGCACCCAGGGCACGCTGCCGAGCCCGCTTGACGGCATCGGGTCGCGCAAGAGGCGCACGCGGCTGCAGCTCGGCCTGAGCCTGTTCTGGCGGACCTTCTTCCTCCTGGTCCTGCTGCTCGTGGGCTGCACCGTCGCCTGGCTGCAGACCTTCCGCGCGCTCGAATACGAGCCGCGCGCGATCCAGACCGCGCACCAGATCGCCTCGCTCGTGAACCTGACGCGCGCGGCGCTGGTGTATTCGGACGCCATCACGCGCGTCTCGCTGATCAAGACCCTGGCCGACCAGGAAGGCGTTCGCATCCTGCCGCGCGAGCCGGGTGACCGCTTCCTGCCCTACACCAGCGGCGCGCTGGACCAGCGGGTCACCGAAGAACTGATCGCGCGGCTGGGCGAAGGCACCACCGTCGCCAGTCGCGTCAACGACGAGCCGGGCCTGTGGATCGGCTTCACCATCGAAAGCGACACCTACTGGCTGCTGGTCGACCCCACCCGCTTCAGCCGCCTGGACCGGCGCACCTGGCTGATCTGGCTCGCGACCACCATGGCCCTGTCGCTCGCCGGCGCGGCGCTGATCACACGGCTGATCAACCGGCCGCTCAAGCAGTTGTCGCAGGCGACGATGCAGGTGCGCGAAGGCGAATACGAGGCGCATCGGCTCGACGAGCGCGCCCGCACCAACGAGATCCGCGCGGTGAACGTCGGCTTCAACCGCATGGCCGACCAGCTCGCCAAGATCGAGCAGGACCGCGCCGTGATGCTCGCCGGGATCTCGCACGACCTGCGTACGCCGCTGGCCCGGCTGCGGCTCGAAACCGAGATGAGCGTGTCCGACCCCGATGCGCGCGACCACATGGCCGCCGACATCGCGCAGCTCGACGCGATCATCGACAAGTTCCTCGACTACGCGCGCCCGGACCACGTCGAGTTCAAGCCGGTGCTGCTGCGCGACGTTGTCGACGCCTGCGCCTATGCGGTGCAGGACCACGAGGACATCAAGATCACGGTCGACGTGCCCTCGGACCTTCGCGTGATGGCCGACGAGGTCGAGCTGCAGCGCGTGATTTCCAATCTCGTCGAGAACGCGCGGCGCTATGGCAAGACGCCCTCGACCGGTGTCGCCGACGTCGCGATCCAGGCGCAGGCCCACAACGACGCGGTGCTCATCAAGGTGCGCGACCATGGCCCGGGCGTTGCCCCCGCCCTGCTCTCGCAGTTGAGCAAGCCGTTCTTCCGCGGGGACGTGGCGCGCACCTCGGCCGCGGGTGCGGGCCTTGGCTTGTCGATCGTCACCAAGAACATCGAGCGCATGGGCGGCACCTTTGCGCTCACCAGCACGCCGGGACGCGGGCTGGCCGCGCACATCCGCATGCCGCGCGCCGCCTCGGCCAAGGGCGACCCTTCGCAGGCGAAAGACAGGGACAGGCACCCCCAGCCACGCCCTGACGCGAGCCGGCCTGGGGGTCAGCGATAG
- the ompR gene encoding osmolarity response regulator transcription factor OmpR, with amino-acid sequence MNQTPARTDKIVIVDDDARIRDLLRRYLTQEGFEVIVAEDGKALNRILLRDTVDLIVLDLMMPGEDGLSVCRRLRAANDRTPIIMLTAKGEDVDRIVGLEVGADDYLGKPFNPRELLARVHAVLRRRPPLEAPGAPSTDNETVNFGPFSFDLGSRTLKKDGEELSLTTGEFAMLKALVRHPRQPLSREKLAQLARGREFEPFDRSLDVQISRLRKLVESDAAAPRYIQTVWGVGYVFVPDGTT; translated from the coding sequence ATGAATCAGACTCCAGCTCGCACTGACAAGATCGTGATCGTCGATGACGACGCCCGCATCCGCGACCTGCTGCGCCGCTACCTCACCCAGGAAGGATTCGAGGTCATCGTGGCGGAAGACGGCAAGGCACTGAACCGGATCCTGCTTCGCGACACGGTCGACCTGATCGTCCTCGACCTCATGATGCCCGGCGAAGACGGCCTCTCCGTCTGCCGCCGCCTGCGCGCCGCCAACGACCGCACGCCGATCATCATGCTGACCGCCAAGGGCGAGGACGTGGACCGCATCGTCGGCCTCGAGGTCGGCGCCGACGACTACCTCGGCAAGCCCTTCAACCCGCGCGAACTGCTCGCCCGCGTGCACGCGGTGCTGCGCCGCCGTCCGCCGCTGGAGGCGCCGGGCGCGCCGTCGACCGACAACGAGACCGTGAACTTCGGCCCGTTCAGCTTCGACCTCGGCTCGCGCACGCTCAAGAAGGACGGCGAGGAACTGTCGCTGACCACCGGCGAATTCGCGATGCTGAAGGCGCTGGTGCGGCACCCGCGCCAGCCGCTGTCGCGCGAAAAGCTGGCCCAACTCGCGCGCGGCCGCGAGTTCGAACCCTTCGACCGCAGCCTGGACGTGCAGATCTCGCGCCTGCGCAAGCTGGTCGAATCCGACGCCGCGGCGCCGCGCTACATCCAGACGGTCTGGGGCGTCGGCTACGTGTTCGTGCCGGACGGCACCACGTGA
- a CDS encoding SIMPL domain-containing protein (The SIMPL domain is named for its presence in mouse protein SIMPL (signalling molecule that associates with mouse pelle-like kinase). Bacterial member BP26, from Brucella, was shown to assemble into a channel-like structure, while YggE from E. coli has been associated with resistance to oxidative stress.), translating to MNKARWLAACAVLTSASAAWSQAVTLPPPQNVLQLSSDATVEVQQDQLSMTLSTTRDGADASAVQAQLKSALDAALAEARKSAQPGQLDVHTGNFTMSPRRSREGKLTGWQGTAELILEGRDFPRIAQTAGRISTLTVGNVGFSLSREERAKAEAEAQGQAIDNFKQRADELAKRLGFAGYTLREVAVNSHLGGPIRPRVMAMEAAKMAADAPLPIEAGKTSVVVNVSGSVQLK from the coding sequence TTGAACAAAGCCAGATGGTTGGCGGCCTGCGCCGTCCTGACGAGCGCTTCGGCGGCCTGGTCGCAGGCCGTCACGCTTCCCCCGCCGCAGAACGTGCTGCAGCTTTCGTCCGACGCGACGGTGGAGGTTCAGCAGGACCAGTTGAGCATGACCCTTTCCACGACGCGCGACGGCGCCGACGCGAGCGCCGTGCAGGCGCAGCTCAAGTCGGCGCTCGATGCTGCGCTGGCCGAGGCGCGCAAGAGCGCTCAGCCGGGGCAGCTCGACGTGCACACCGGGAACTTCACGATGTCGCCGCGCCGCAGCCGCGAAGGCAAGCTCACCGGCTGGCAGGGCACGGCGGAGCTGATTCTCGAAGGCCGGGACTTCCCGCGCATCGCCCAGACAGCGGGCAGGATTTCGACCCTGACCGTCGGCAATGTCGGCTTCAGCCTGAGCCGCGAGGAGCGGGCCAAGGCCGAGGCCGAAGCCCAGGGCCAGGCGATCGACAACTTCAAGCAGCGCGCCGACGAGCTGGCCAAACGGCTCGGCTTTGCCGGCTACACGCTGCGCGAGGTGGCGGTCAATTCGCACCTCGGCGGCCCGATCCGCCCGCGAGTGATGGCGATGGAGGCGGCCAAGATGGCAGCAGACGCGCCGCTGCCGATCGAAGCCGGCAAGACCAGCGTGGTGGTGAACGTCTCCGGATCGGTCCAGCTGAAGTAG
- a CDS encoding 3-hydroxybutyrate dehydrogenase codes for MLKGKTALVTGSTSGIGLGIAKALAQQGANIVLNGFGDSEQPRAEIAALGVKVEYHGADMSKPDQIADMMKFAASRFDRVDVLVNNAGIQHVANVEDFPPERWDAIIAINLTSAFHTTRLAIPAMRQANWGRVINIASAHGLVASAQKSAYVAAKHGIVGFTKTVALETATSGVTCNAICPGWVLTPLVQKQIDDRSAREGIAVAQAQKELLGEKQPSLQFTTVEQLGGLAVFLCSPAADQVRGVAWQVDGGWTAQ; via the coding sequence ATGCTCAAAGGCAAAACCGCGCTCGTTACGGGGTCCACCAGTGGCATCGGCCTTGGAATCGCCAAGGCGCTTGCACAGCAAGGCGCAAACATCGTGCTCAATGGTTTCGGTGACTCCGAACAGCCGCGCGCGGAAATCGCCGCACTGGGTGTCAAGGTCGAGTACCACGGAGCCGACATGAGCAAGCCCGACCAGATCGCGGACATGATGAAGTTCGCCGCCTCGCGCTTCGACCGCGTCGACGTGCTCGTGAACAACGCGGGCATCCAGCACGTCGCGAACGTCGAGGACTTCCCGCCGGAGCGCTGGGACGCGATCATCGCCATCAACCTCACGAGCGCATTCCACACCACCCGTCTCGCGATTCCGGCGATGCGCCAGGCCAACTGGGGCCGGGTCATCAACATCGCCTCGGCACACGGGCTGGTCGCCTCGGCGCAGAAGTCGGCCTACGTCGCGGCCAAGCACGGCATCGTCGGCTTCACGAAGACGGTCGCGCTCGAGACTGCGACCAGCGGCGTGACCTGCAACGCGATCTGCCCCGGCTGGGTGCTGACGCCGCTGGTGCAAAAGCAGATCGACGACCGCTCTGCGCGCGAAGGCATCGCGGTCGCCCAGGCCCAGAAGGAACTGCTCGGCGAAAAGCAACCCTCGCTGCAGTTCACCACCGTCGAGCAGCTCGGCGGCCTCGCAGTGTTCCTGTGCTCGCCGGCTGCCGACCAGGTCCGCGGCGTCGCCTGGCAGGTCGACGGCGGCTGGACCGCCCAGTAA